The genome window GCTCGGATTTCTTTCAACACTAAATCCCCCAACTTCAAATCTCTGGTTCTTACTTTCTTGCCAAAAGCTTTCCTAAGCCTCCTTTGGTAACCTTGAATATAATACAAGGCTTTGAGTCTCTTTTCATCCAGCATGTATAATTGGTCATACCTACTTTGCAACCAATCTGCTTTAAGGAAATCACTTTCCAATATTGTCCTTAGTGAACAGATACCCATTTCAATGTGAAGAATTACTTTCATCCCATGCATCAATGAATAAGGAGTGGCTCCTGTGAAAGATCAAATTGATGTTCTGTCCCCCCAGAGTGCATAGGGCAACTATAGGTGCTAGCCCATATAGTTCTTTGTGCTCTTCTTCAAGATTCGCCCTATATTTTTATTAGCAGCCTCAATTGCTCCATTGGTTTGAGGATGATAAGGTGAAGACTTGTGATGTTGAATATTGAACTGTCGTAGCAGTTTCTCTGTTTCTCCCTTGAAATGCTGCCCATTTTCTAAGACAATTTCATGTGGTACCCCATATCTGCAGATGATATTGGTCTGAATGAATTGAGCAACTTTCTTTGAATTTAGAACCTTGTATGAGGCGGCTTCTatccatttagtgaagtaatcaatgGCTGAAAGTACGAATTCAAGGCCATTGGATGCTGTTGGGTGAATTTTCCTAATAATGTCTATCCCCCATGTAGAGAATGGCCAGGGCGATGTCATGGTATGTAATGGCATGGGTGGCATGTGCTTCAAATCTCCATGGACTTGGCATTGATGGCATTTTCGAACATGAGCCGCACAATCGGCTTCTATAGTAGTCCAGTAATAGCCTTGTCTCACTATCTTCCTTTACAGCATGTGTGCATTCATATGTGGCCATGACTTGACTCATGAACCTCTTCAATTATTTGTTGTGCTTCCTTGGCGGTTACACAAAGGAGATGAATTCCATCATATGATATTTTGTAAAGCCTTTCACCACAAATAATGTAATTAGTAGACAACCTCTAGATGGTAAATTGATCATTCTTGTCTATAGACTTCGGGTATGTTTCATCCTTGAGGTATTGTAGGATGTCTAAATACCATTCACTTCCCCATTCTTTCCTTTATCCTCTTCTATTGTCATGCAGTAGGCtggttcttctttttgttccaaCACTATTGGTCTggcttcatcttcttttggcCCATCCATCATGGATGCCGTGGTTGCTAAAGTATCGGCAATTTGATTTTGCATCCTTGGCACATTTTGATATTGGAtcttattgaattttgatgccCATGTCTAAAGACATTCATGATAAGGTATCGGcctttcttctttgatcttccatTTATTCTGAATCTGGGAGATTATCAAGGCTGAGTCTCCATACACCTTCAACTCTTTCACCCCTAGGCCTAGGGCTGCTTGTAACCCTATGATGCAAGCTTCATATTCAGTGGCATTATTGGTGGCAGGAAAGTTGAGTCTGCTAGAGAATGGGATGTGTGTCCCTTTTGGAGAGATTAAGAGAACTCTAATTCCACTTTCATTTTGATTTATTGCTCCATCGAAGTACATCTTCCATGATTCTACTTCAATCCTTATGATATCTTCATCTGGAAAGTCTCCTTGGATTTCTTCAGCTTCTTTTGGTGAACAGTGGGCTAAATGGTCAGCAATTACTCTACCCATCACAGATTTCCGAGTCACATATTTAATGTTAAATTCTAATAGAAGCAACACCCATTTAGCTGTCTTCCCATCTTGCACAGGTTTTTCCACTAAGTACTTCAAAGGATTCATTCTTGCAATCAACAAAACCTTGTAGGCAATCATATAATGTCTGAGTTTGCAAGTTGCCTAAACGAGAGCTACGCATGTCTTCTGTAATGGTGAATACTTTTCTTCATAAGGCAACATCTTCTTGCTGATGTAGTATATTGCATTCTCCTTTCTAGTCTCCTTTAAGTATTGAGCAAGTAGAGCCCCCATTACGGTATCTGTAGTGGTGAGATACAACAATAATGGTTTTTTAGGTACCGGTGGAACAAGTATTGGTGATTTTATTAGATAATTCTTGATCTTTTCAAAGGCTTCTTGGCATTGTTCATTCCACATTATAGGAACTTCTTTCTTGAGCAATCGGAAAATTGGTTCACATGTCATTATGAGCTGGGCTATGAATTTGCTGATGTATTGTATCCTTCTCAGAAATCCTCGGATCTCCTTTTCAGTTCTTAGAGGTTTCATCTCCACAATGGCCTTGATTTTGTCTGGATCAACTTCTATTCCTCTCCGGCTTACCATAAACCCCAATAGCCTTCCAGATGTTACACCAAAAGTTCACTTCTTTGGATTCAACCGTAGCTTGTAGAACCAGATTCTTTTGAAGAACTTTCGTAAAGCTAGCATATGTCCTTCACGGTCTTTGGACTTCACTATCATGTCATCGACATAAACCTCTACTTCTTTATGGATCAAGTCATGCAACAAAGTGGTGGCTACACGTTGATAAGTAGCACCagcatttttaaggccaaatggcatgaccTTGTAGCAATATGTCCCTCATGGTGTAATAAAGGAGGTTTTCTCCGTATCTTCTGGAGACATCTTAATCTGGTTGAAAGGGGTGCATACATATTGTTTGGACGACACACACTATGACAGTTAGGGAAAGCTTTTAACAAACAATACacacaacaaaatatcatacaacAAAGTATCATACAACATCTtcaacaaacataaataaacaaataaacaacaaTATCATGCAAGACCATGCAAAAATAAGGGTACGTCTTTTGGTCACTTACGTTTAATACAAAGTTTAGCCCTCGACATCCCCAGTGGAGTCACCACCGTGAGAGATCGCAAAACCTGGATGCTCTTAAAAATGAGATTTGGGTACTTTTTAGGGCACCTCtatttttgggtaagtggtgtggagtcgccacttattttttatacaaaaaaaaaaagaaaagaaaaactaaatacaaaaaatacatAACTGAATTGTACCAttctcattgattgaataaaaaaatacatgtttgagaaattgaaaattacatggctttgagtcctagttacaaactaccaaataattacatggttttttgtcctagttacaatctacccaaaataaaacaaagataaGGCTAGatctacctatccaaaagaCCTAAATTCAGAGGttaggttacggaatgggaaggtgttagacacccatTCCGCCCAGAGAGAGTCTGGTCTTTTAGACTCTTGTGATGCTATGAACGATATGTTGTCCATGTGAATAAAActaaatcacaaaaatttatttatgaatgcatcctcttctttgttttaaaaaaatttagatcttttgttgtgagtaaaaaattaaattttggtttataaaaaaaaataagatctGTTTTTGTTGTGTAAGAAAAAGGTGGTTTTTAGGgagaaaattcagatttgtttttaagaacttaaaaaaaaaatgattttggttTACAAAAGATCAAATTTGTTTTCATATGttcaaagaaaatatgaaaaagattgCTTGAGAAGAGTATTTCattcattaaataaatttatgctacatatattgaataaaacaaacacaacaaatGCAACCATTCatgatctttttatttatttcaaaatctgctatgttaaaaaaattagatctgtatCAAAagaagatacaaatcagtttttgatttaagaaaaattcaaatttgcttctaatgaagatgtagatctgtttttattttaagacaaatttagatctacatctaatgaagatgtagATCCGTTTTTGatcttaagaaaaatttagatctacatctaatgaagatgtaaATCCGTTTTTGAtcttaagaaaaattcaaatctacctttaatgaagatgtagatccatttttgttcttaagaaaaattcagatctacctCCAATGAAGATGTAGATCCGTTTTTGagtcaagaaaaagaaaaataaaaaagagatcacaacaataataaaagaattaagaacatgttttgacaaaataaatcaataattcaTGATATGAATACTTTAAAcaactaaactaaaaataaataaaaaaacatacatcatcacaATAAGAGAAgcattaagaaaagaaaagggtaatcagaaacaacctcttgcatagagcacttcttcttcttaagaggatgttttagggttcaaagaaatttattcaattatctttgaaacctaaaaaccctggTTTAAGAGAGAATGCCAGAAAAGAGGgatgagaaatttgagagtGTGAAAAGGTGTCTCTCCTAGAGCGTAAAAGAATGTGCTGAATTTTGGGATCCAGTTCCTATTTATAGAGATTggaatgcttaaaaaataagcaccCACGGGTAGAATGCGAATCGGGATGCGTCTTTTTGCGAAAAAATCGAAAAGGGTGTACCTTATTGGCACC of Quercus lobata isolate SW786 chromosome 8, ValleyOak3.0 Primary Assembly, whole genome shotgun sequence contains these proteins:
- the LOC115956928 gene encoding uncharacterized protein LOC115956928, with the protein product MNPLKYLVEKPVQDGKTAKWVLLLLEFNIKYVTRKSVMGRVIADHLAHCSPKEAEEIQGDFPDEDIIRIEVESWKMYFDGAINQNESGIRVLLISPKGTHIPFSSRLNFPATNNATEYEACIIGLQAALGLGVKELKVYGDSALIISQIQNKWKIKEERPIPYHECL